CGAGTAGGGGATCCTGGCGTTGCCCTGCATCAGCCTGAGTATCTCAAGATCGGTGCCATCCAGCTCGGCCCTCTCTCCCAACCTGGCCACGCGCGGAATGGGAGGGCAAAAGATAAAATTGAGCGCTCCCCCGAGACGCGTGGCGGGGCGGTCCCTATGAGCTTGTAAGGTATCTCGAGCCTTTGTACCACTCCAAGGTCCTCCTGAGTCCCTCCCTGAGGCTCGTTCTGGGCTCCCAGTGCAGCGATGTCTTCGCGGCCTCGTATGAGGCCCTGCTTCTCCTCACATCACCCATCCTCGGGGGCTCGTATATCACCTCCCTGGGGCTCGCCCCCATGAGCTCGCAGAGCAGCTCCAGCAGCTCCCTGATCGAGGTCTCCACCCCCGTCCCTATGTTGAACGCCCCCCTCGCCCCGCAGGTCAGGGCGCTGACGTTGGCCCTGGCCACGTCCTCTACGTAGACGAAGTCCCTGGTCTGGCTCCCATCCCCGAATATCCTCACGGCCTCCCCCCTCATGAGGGCGCTCATGAACCTGTGTATGACCCCGGAGTAGGGTCCTCCCCTCATCCTAGGGCCGTAGACGTTGAAGTACCTCAGGGATATCACACCGATGCCGTAGTCATCCATGTACCTCATCGCGAGCTGTTCCCCCATCAGCTTCGTGAGGCCGTAGAGGTTGGAGGGCCTGGTGGGATGGCTCTCATCTATCGGGATAGCCACGGGTTCACCGTAAACAGCAACGCTTGAGGCGTAAACGAACCTCTCCACATCCAGCCTCCTGGCGATCTCCAGCATGTTCAGGGTTCCCAGCACGTTTGTCTCGACGGCCAGCCTG
This sequence is a window from Candidatus Korarchaeota archaeon NZ13-K. Protein-coding genes within it:
- a CDS encoding NAD-dependent epimerase/dehydratase family protein; this encodes MPAVVVTGGAGFIGSHTVEELLRIPELDVIVVDNFHSGTPENLGRSERLRVISSDIRRLEGLELGSGDLEGIVHLAAIVSLDEARLNPRLAVETNVLGTLNMLEIARRLDVERFVYASSVAVYGEPVAIPIDESHPTRPSNLYGLTKLMGEQLAMRYMDDYGIGVISLRYFNVYGPRMRGGPYSGVIHRFMSALMRGEAVRIFGDGSQTRDFVYVEDVARANVSALTCGARGAFNIGTGVETSIRELLELLCELMGASPREVIYEPPRMGDVRRSRASYEAAKTSLHWEPRTSLREGLRRTLEWYKGSRYLTSS